The genomic interval TCGCCACTGGAAAGCGGCGTTCTGCGGGCGACCGGCATCTTCATGGCCACCACGCGCAGGCGCATTACGGCCGTGCTGCGTGACCTGGCCGTATTCCCGGCGGGTAGCAAGAGCGTTCTGCTGGTGCTGCATGACGAAGACGCGTACTACCAGTACGTATCGGCCTACTATCCGGACAACGGCGAATTCTCCTTCAGTAGCGGCATGTTCATTAATTCCAGTGTGCCTCACTTTGTCGTCCCGCTCGCCGAACTCGCTGCCATTGAAGCGGTGATCGCGCACGAGATGACCCACAGCGCGTTGTCGCACCTGACTTTGCCGCGATGGCTCGATGAAGGCCTGGCCGTGAATACCGAGCAGCGCCTGACCGGTGTGCCTCGCCTTATCTACACGCCCCACGAGCTGCATGAAAAGCACCTGCGCTATTGGGGCACGGCGGAAATGCAGCAATTCTGGACCGGCGAATCCTTCTTCCGCACCGACGATGGGAACCTGCTCTCCTACGAACTGGCACGCATCCTGGTTTCGCATCTTTCCGCTGACTGGGACCGCTTTACGCGATTCGTCACCCATGCACAGCGCGAAGATGGCGGCGGGCTGGCTGCCCGCGAGCACATGAACGTTGAATTGGGCGCATTGGTTTGCGCTTTGCTGGAGCAGCCTTTTTCGGCAGATTGGGAGCCTGTAGCGGTATCGCACGTCCAGGCTGCTTGTGCGCACGCATCGTGACACGTGTCGATGAAAAGTCTTGTAGCGTTGATGACGGCGGCAATGGTTGTTGGCTACGCGAGCGCGCTCGTCGCCGACCCGCGGCGCGAGCCGCCAGGGCTGAAATCCCTTTGTGACAATTCGTGTTCATCACAACAAGCGCAAGCCGTTCGCTAGTTTCTCGTAGGCGGCCTTGCTTCTCTACTAGCGAACCGCCTGACAAGCTTGTTTGTATCCTCCAGTGCACGAGCTCTTGAAAAGACGCTGCGCAGTAACCACGTCCCTGCGTACGCCAATTCCATTGTGATACAGGTATGCGAGGTCGCCGCATGCTTGCGCCGAGTTTCCATTGCAAGCCTTTCTGAGCCATGTGGCGCCCAGCACAGGGTCCGCGCTGACATTCTGTCCAAACACATACCTGATGCCGAGGTCCCGGCAGGCGACCATATCCCCGGCCTCGCAGCTCCTGCGATATAGCGCGAGTCCGGCTGCACTATTTGCTGGGACGCCGACACCTCTAAGCAGAAAGTCTGCAAGGTTCGTGCAGGCCATCATATCCCCGCCCTCACATGCCTTGCGATACAAGGTCGCGGCTTTCGGGTTATCTACCGGGGTTCCCATACCGCGGCCGTAGAGCGAACCGAGATTGGTGCACGCGAGGGCATAGGTGGCATCGCATGCTCTCCGGTAGTAAGGAAGCGCGGTAGCGGCCTCGTTCAACCTATACTCAAAATACGTTCCGGCTTTATAACAGGCCTCAGGAGATCCTCCGGCACATTGGGCCTCGAGCTTTTCGCGCTCGCCCGCCACGCACATACCGGCCACGGCTGTCAGAACGATCGCTAGCAATACGCCAGTTCGGCCTACACGCCTCGTTTTCTTCGATCTCATCATATTTGAGCGACTCGTTTCGACCCGAAACGAAACCGCGGTCTACCGGATTCGTTTTCTGTCAGGAAATTTTTATGGCGGAGACTTGGGTTGGCTGTCGAAGGTCTGCTCTCGACCCTATTGCAGACCTTGGGCACTGCGAAATCTGACACAGTTTCACGGTGCAGTGTTCGCTCCAGCATGT from Massilia sp. Se16.2.3 carries:
- a CDS encoding tetratricopeptide repeat protein is translated as MMRSKKTRRVGRTGVLLAIVLTAVAGMCVAGEREKLEAQCAGGSPEACYKAGTYFEYRLNEAATALPYYRRACDATYALACTNLGSLYGRGMGTPVDNPKAATLYRKACEGGDMMACTNLADFLLRGVGVPANSAAGLALYRRSCEAGDMVACRDLGIRYVFGQNVSADPVLGATWLRKACNGNSAQACGDLAYLYHNGIGVRRDVVTAQRLFKSSCTGGYKQACQAVR